TGGCGATCCGCTGCTTTTCCCCGCCGGACAGTTTCAGGCCACGTTCGCCAACCATGGATTGATACCCTTCCGGCAGGCTGTTGACAAAGGCATCGATCTGCGCCAGTTCGGCAGCATGGCGGACGTCCTCAACACTCGCGTCCGGACGGCCATAGCGGATATTATATTCAATTGTATCGTTAAACAGCACTGTATCCTGCGGCACCATGCCAATAATCTGCCGCAGGCTTTCCTGCGTGACATCACGCACATCCTGCCCGTCAATCAGCACCCCGCCCGACTGCACATCATAAAAGCGGAAAAGCAGCCGCGAAAGGGTGGATTTGCCCGCCCCCGACGGGCCGACAATCGCCACAGTCTTACCGGCCGGCACTTCAAAACTGATATCCTTGAGGATAGGGCGCGCCGGATCATAGGCAAAAACCACATGATCAAAGCGCACCGCCGCCCCATCCACCCGCAAGGCCGGAGCGTTCACCTTGTCACAGATTTCCTGCGGCACATCAAGCAGGTCAAACATCTGCTCGATATCCGTCAGCCCCTGCCGCACCTCGCGGTAAATCGAACCGATAAAATTCAGCGGAATGGAAAGCTGGATGAGCAGCGCATTGACAAAGACAAAATCGCCGATTGTCTGCGTACCGGCACTGACGGCCCGTGCCGACATCAGCATCAGCACCGCCATGCCAACGCCAAAAATCAGCGACTGGCCGAAATTGAGCCAGCCCAGCGACAGCCATGTTTTGATTGCCGCCTTTTCATAACGCGCCATAGACGCATCATAGCGGCGCGCTTCCATTGCCTCATTGCCGAAATATTTCACCGTCTCAAAGTTCAGCAGGGAATCAATCGCCCGCGTATTGGCCTCTGTATCCGAAGCATTCATCTCGCGACGGATGGAAATGCGCCAGTTGCTGGCCAGAATGGTGAACCACGTATAAAGCCCGACAGTCGCGACAATAACCGCCAGATAGACCCAGCCATAGGCAACCCAGACAATCACCGCCGTCATGGCAAACTCAAGAATGGTCGGGGCGGTATTCAGAATAGTAAAGCGGACGATGGACT
This is a stretch of genomic DNA from Candidatus Tokpelaia hoelldoblerii. It encodes these proteins:
- a CDS encoding ABC transporter related (bhsal12070), yielding MATKKQQKTVSADSGATLKTLANLWPYMWPSDQPGLKRNVVYALLFLVVSKVVLLLVPYFFKYATEALDGNLQMPGWLPAALVTPFMLVLAYNVARILQAGLNQLRDALFAAVGQHAVRKLAHRTFVHMHELSLRFHLERRTGGLSRVIERGTKGIESIVRFTILNTAPTILEFAMTAVIVWVAYGWVYLAVIVATVGLYTWFTILASNWRISIRREMNASDTEANTRAIDSLLNFETVKYFGNEAMEARRYDASMARYEKAAIKTWLSLGWLNFGQSLIFGVGMAVLMLMSARAVSAGTQTIGDFVFVNALLIQLSIPLNFIGSIYREVRQGLTDIEQMFDLLDVPQEICDKVNAPALRVDGAAVRFDHVVFAYDPARPILKDISFEVPAGKTVAIVGPSGAGKSTLSRLLFRFYDVQSGGVLIDGQDVRDVTQESLRQIIGMVPQDTVLFNDTIEYNIRYGRPDASVEDVRHAAELAQIDAFVNSLPEGYQSMVGERGLKLSGGEKQRIAIARTLLKSPPVLVLDEATSALDTATEQDIQHALDVVSRGRTTLVIAHRLSTVIKADEILVMKSGQVVERGTHRQLLAQGGLYTSMWERQREASEVEEKLREIREQDKLEEFR